A part of Rhodothermales bacterium genomic DNA contains:
- the yfcC gene encoding putative basic amino acid antiporter YfcC, with translation MSKSLLDRIKVPHVFTLLTGVVLFCSLLTYLVPSGSYDREAIQVGSLERNVIVPDSFERIPKVYSAKGLIFGQPVEGQASPVSLEGFLSAIPRGMEAAADIIFFIFVLGGVFGILQRTGTIIAGLHKLLGRFRDSGPLLTIVLMTSIAVGGSTLGMGEEFIPLVPLFLLVSKELGYDRIFGLALVMVAADVGFAAATTNPFTVNIAQGIAELPLNSLIPFRLVFLVSCLAVTLTYVLRYGARVKKDPSASVMPDDDFDLSHHDYVIEEFNRRHLIILVSCVVIFGFILFAIQEMGWWLAEMGGGFILMGLVAIVVSGLSLTEAAKAAVKGMEEMVVAALVVGFARAIQVVLDDGQILDTLIYSAAGVLQHLPSYLAAAGMLGFQTVLNFFIPSGSGQAAVTMPLMAPLADVLGLTRQTAVFAFTCGDGFSNTIVPTSGVLMAMLSLAGIPWDKWLKFMLPLFLQLMALSTLFLFIVVALGLE, from the coding sequence ATGTCCAAGTCCCTACTTGATCGCATCAAAGTTCCGCACGTCTTTACGCTGCTGACCGGCGTCGTTCTTTTTTGCAGCCTGCTGACCTATCTCGTGCCGTCCGGGTCGTATGACCGCGAGGCCATTCAAGTCGGGTCGCTGGAGCGCAATGTCATCGTGCCTGACAGCTTCGAGCGCATCCCGAAGGTTTATTCCGCGAAGGGTCTCATCTTCGGTCAGCCGGTGGAAGGACAGGCGTCACCCGTCAGTCTTGAAGGCTTCCTGAGTGCGATTCCGCGTGGCATGGAAGCGGCGGCGGACATCATCTTCTTCATCTTCGTGCTTGGCGGCGTTTTCGGAATCCTGCAGCGAACAGGGACGATCATCGCCGGACTCCACAAGCTGCTTGGTCGGTTTCGGGATTCGGGACCACTGCTCACGATCGTCCTCATGACGTCGATTGCCGTCGGTGGCTCGACGCTGGGAATGGGAGAGGAGTTCATTCCGCTCGTACCCCTGTTCCTTCTGGTGTCGAAAGAGCTGGGCTACGATCGCATTTTCGGACTGGCACTCGTCATGGTGGCAGCGGATGTCGGTTTTGCCGCCGCCACGACCAATCCGTTCACGGTGAACATCGCACAGGGCATTGCCGAGCTCCCGCTGAACAGCCTTATTCCCTTTCGGCTTGTCTTTCTTGTCTCGTGCCTGGCGGTAACACTCACCTACGTGTTGCGGTATGGTGCGCGGGTCAAGAAGGATCCCTCGGCGTCCGTCATGCCGGATGACGATTTCGATCTGTCGCATCACGACTACGTCATTGAGGAGTTTAATCGCCGTCACCTCATCATTCTGGTCTCCTGTGTAGTCATCTTCGGATTCATTCTGTTCGCAATTCAGGAGATGGGATGGTGGCTGGCGGAGATGGGTGGCGGCTTCATTCTGATGGGACTCGTCGCGATTGTTGTTTCCGGACTCTCCCTGACTGAGGCGGCGAAGGCGGCCGTAAAGGGCATGGAGGAGATGGTCGTTGCGGCGCTCGTGGTCGGATTCGCACGAGCCATTCAGGTTGTTCTGGATGACGGCCAGATTCTGGATACCCTCATCTACTCGGCGGCGGGAGTGCTGCAGCATCTGCCGTCTTACCTGGCGGCTGCGGGCATGCTGGGGTTCCAGACGGTGCTGAACTTCTTCATTCCGTCGGGCTCGGGCCAGGCGGCCGTCACGATGCCGCTGATGGCGCCGCTCGCCGACGTCCTCGGACTGACTCGACAGACGGCCGTGTTCGCATTCACGTGCGGCGACGGGTTTTCGAATACCATCGTTCCGACGTCAGGCGTCCTCATGGCCATGCTCAGCCTGGCCGGCATCCCATGGGACAAGTGGCTCAAGTTCATGTTGCCGCTGTTCCTGCAGTTGATGGCCTTGTCGACGTTGTTCCTGTTCATCGTCGTCGCGCTGGGCCTGGAATGA
- a CDS encoding protein kinase, translating to MIGRTISHYEILEQLGEGGMGVVYKAVDTRLDRTVALKFLPARLSKDKSSNDRFVQEAKSASALDDAHICTIFDIGETDDGELYIVMAYYDGQTLKYLMRDGCLPVEEAVDIAAQMAEGLARAHEAGIVHRDVKPANIMVTDRGIVKILDFGVAKLEGSSVELTQTGSTLGTAAYMSPEQARAEPVDQRADLWALGVVLYEMMTGARPFAGDYEAAVAYAILNEDPVPVSTLVDGVSDELSAVVGRLLAKDPEARFQSALDVVGALDAFRPTRSSGSGSHVATAAPSPASRNRTALFAGAAVVVLAALLMAIGLWSRSGSDDTEGLAVSERTVAVMPFVIRGGDDLQYLGEGLVNLVSTKLDGAGALSTVDPRALIAYVSNNFADGLDPDAARTVALHFGAKRFIMGDLVAIGDQVEMSAATYDLDEASVTGEVGVSAAQSEILDAIDELSARLLGKLGLEGEGRVRQLASVTTSSLPALKAYLEGERWIRAGDFPAATVSLEEAVRLDTLFALAYYRLSIANEWGSTGLIYEPAKKALSLANRLPDRERQLLTAFFVWRNGRVLEAEDRFRAYLGQYPNDVEALWQLGEALFHGAPTKGRSPAESRDLFEKILALEPHNYPAAVHLARLAAADGRTDDLEKYHDLVTAASDRFRLEVAAMLAFGTDNTSMQDSIVSELSAAPSTTLMYATQGVGLYSRRPEGAERLARLGVASERGSGMRSYEYSVLAAFAAAQGKFDESLRLAAEGEEIEPHMMHLSPVLIPFIDWPKELVTATADRLEALGDSVSPFLLTLLGDELLVVGPAERLYLRAALAARGGDADKARDLVTRFKELPTVDQSGSFFRDVPIRIESEIALAHGRTDDALALLEKLTLDSSTNFGQLAFHAFGTADRFMKAELLLAAGRYEDAVRWYDSIAWLNQAETMYLGPSYRGLAQAYDELGQTEKAIEYYTRFIALWSDCDPEYVPLVDEARERLDVLLGSSSREPTATLPS from the coding sequence ATGATCGGTCGTACCATATCCCACTATGAGATCCTCGAGCAACTGGGCGAGGGTGGCATGGGCGTGGTCTACAAGGCCGTGGACACGCGACTCGATCGGACCGTGGCGCTGAAGTTTCTGCCGGCACGACTCAGCAAGGACAAGTCGTCAAACGACCGGTTTGTGCAGGAGGCGAAGTCGGCGTCGGCGCTGGACGACGCACACATCTGCACGATCTTTGATATCGGTGAGACGGACGACGGTGAGTTGTACATCGTCATGGCCTACTACGACGGCCAGACGCTGAAGTACCTCATGCGGGACGGGTGCCTCCCGGTTGAAGAAGCGGTCGACATTGCGGCACAGATGGCGGAGGGTCTCGCCCGGGCGCACGAAGCGGGAATCGTGCATCGTGACGTGAAGCCGGCGAACATTATGGTCACGGATCGGGGCATCGTGAAGATCCTGGATTTTGGCGTGGCCAAGCTGGAAGGTTCGTCCGTGGAGCTTACGCAGACGGGTTCGACGCTCGGCACGGCAGCATACATGAGCCCGGAGCAGGCGCGAGCCGAGCCGGTTGATCAGCGGGCCGATCTTTGGGCCCTCGGTGTGGTTCTGTACGAGATGATGACCGGCGCGCGGCCGTTTGCGGGCGACTACGAGGCGGCCGTCGCGTATGCCATCTTGAATGAAGATCCCGTCCCGGTTTCGACTCTGGTCGACGGTGTTTCAGATGAGTTGTCGGCGGTGGTCGGGCGGCTTCTTGCGAAGGATCCAGAGGCCCGGTTCCAGTCGGCGCTGGACGTGGTCGGCGCGCTGGACGCATTCCGTCCGACTCGGTCGAGTGGCTCGGGATCTCACGTGGCTACTGCCGCGCCTTCGCCTGCGTCGCGGAACAGGACTGCTCTGTTTGCGGGCGCGGCTGTGGTCGTACTGGCGGCACTGCTCATGGCGATCGGATTATGGAGTCGAAGTGGCAGCGACGATACGGAAGGTCTTGCGGTCTCGGAGAGAACGGTGGCAGTCATGCCCTTTGTGATCCGGGGTGGCGACGACTTGCAGTATCTCGGTGAGGGACTCGTCAATCTTGTGAGTACGAAGCTGGACGGGGCTGGCGCGCTGAGCACGGTGGATCCGCGTGCTCTGATTGCATACGTCAGCAACAACTTTGCTGACGGATTGGACCCTGACGCGGCCCGAACGGTGGCGCTCCACTTCGGAGCGAAGCGATTCATCATGGGCGACCTCGTGGCTATCGGCGATCAGGTAGAGATGAGCGCCGCGACGTATGATCTTGACGAGGCGTCCGTCACTGGCGAGGTCGGCGTAAGTGCCGCGCAATCCGAAATCCTTGACGCCATCGACGAGCTCTCCGCAAGACTGCTGGGAAAGCTGGGACTGGAGGGTGAGGGGCGTGTTCGGCAACTCGCTTCTGTGACGACCTCGTCGCTTCCGGCCTTGAAGGCGTATCTGGAGGGCGAGCGGTGGATTCGGGCGGGCGATTTCCCGGCTGCGACGGTCTCGCTTGAAGAGGCCGTCAGGCTGGACACGCTGTTCGCGCTCGCCTACTATCGACTGAGTATTGCAAACGAGTGGGGCAGTACAGGTCTCATCTACGAGCCGGCCAAGAAGGCGCTCTCGCTTGCGAATCGGCTACCGGATCGCGAGCGTCAGCTGCTTACGGCCTTCTTCGTCTGGCGGAATGGTCGGGTGCTTGAAGCGGAAGATCGATTTCGTGCCTATCTCGGTCAGTATCCCAACGATGTGGAGGCACTCTGGCAACTCGGCGAGGCGCTCTTTCATGGTGCGCCTACGAAAGGTCGGTCGCCAGCCGAATCCAGGGACCTGTTTGAAAAGATCCTCGCACTGGAACCGCACAACTACCCTGCCGCTGTGCACCTCGCCCGCCTTGCCGCCGCCGACGGACGTACAGATGACCTTGAGAAATACCATGACCTCGTCACGGCAGCGTCCGATCGATTCCGGCTTGAGGTCGCCGCCATGCTTGCGTTCGGCACGGACAACACGTCGATGCAGGACAGCATTGTATCGGAGCTCAGTGCCGCACCTAGTACGACCTTGATGTATGCAACTCAAGGTGTAGGATTATATAGCCGGAGGCCCGAAGGGGCCGAACGGCTTGCAAGGCTCGGTGTCGCGTCGGAGCGAGGATCGGGGATGCGAAGCTATGAATACAGCGTACTGGCGGCGTTCGCCGCGGCGCAGGGTAAGTTTGACGAATCGTTGCGGCTCGCAGCGGAGGGCGAAGAGATTGAGCCGCATATGATGCATCTGTCACCCGTCCTTATTCCGTTCATTGATTGGCCGAAGGAACTGGTTACTGCGACGGCAGACCGACTCGAGGCGCTCGGGGATTCCGTCTCACCCTTCCTGCTCACTTTGCTGGGCGATGAACTGCTGGTGGTCGGACCTGCCGAGCGACTCTATCTCCGTGCGGCGCTGGCCGCCCGGGGCGGTGATGCGGACAAGGCACGGGATCTCGTGACCCGGTTCAAGGAACTGCCGACGGTGGACCAGTCCGGCAGCTTCTTCCGCGACGTACCGATTCGGATCGAGTCAGAGATCGCGCTGGCGCACGGCCGGACGGATGACGCACTGGCCTTGCTGGAGAAGCTTACGCTGGACAGCTCGACGAACTTCGGCCAGCTGGCGTTTCACGCGTTTGGAACGGCAGATCGCTTCATGAAGGCGGAACTCCTGCTCGCGGCGGGTCGGTATGAGGACGCTGTCCGGTGGTATGATTCGATCGCGTGGCTGAACCAGGCCGAGACGATGTATCTCGGACCCTCGTATCGAGGTCTGGCACAGGCGTACGACGAACTCGGTCAGACTGAAAAGGCCATCGAATACTACACGCGTTTCATTGCACTGTGGTCCGACTGTGATCCGGAATACGTTCCTCTCGTAGACGAAGCTCGCGAACGCCTGGACGTGTTGCTGGGGAGTTCGTCGCGCGAGCCGACCGCAACCTTGCCGTCCTGA
- a CDS encoding T9SS type A sorting domain-containing protein has product MRIVTVLSLAALFILGTSTVSAQDSEYNLNVPTSDDINVGYNTGIHSGARDIAGPLDGDGDGKYEVYVADYSGGGRVHVVENVSPDVWELVYSTPVLDSTATTNNIRTMNVGDMDNDGKGEIYFLSGRGFSATNPNIANYPPGMYVFENVGDNDWGTAPATVFEFNGDLPDRWRAERMDVEDVDGDGRDEVLLANNGSSNDDDTWYVIGASGDIGSGFEVFVEELKLASRSASYDTQERGGGSPYSAIAADFDGDGMWEISLHSWNFYNFTNARATGVDTYTTPEAENLTNINLQAAFPADHVAFFGCVAVDINGDNDDEVVCPNLDTGDGSIINYEAGEETLEIVADNIAVGVLEGLSTLGVGAGDLNGNGLMEIFGTGLSYTGGQFDNGSSPGWINRCEYTAGDVEDSASYVCDRLFFDADRLESKFRRIERDSAGVMTVYHEDGAQGPEFVSKFAYLGDADMDGKNELAFALQGVDDSTFVIDEVWDGSAYVRTVRTAEANPNRTFMKVISGAGDVVSIEDEWIVLPSDYKLYEAYPNPFNPSTTISFELPIDKNIRLNIYDMTGRLVRSLISDQTLASGRHEITWNGRSDSGLAVASGTYVYSLEYGNFRQSKTMVLVK; this is encoded by the coding sequence ATGCGAATAGTTACGGTCTTGTCGCTCGCGGCGCTTTTTATCCTGGGCACGTCCACCGTGTCCGCACAGGACTCCGAGTACAATCTGAACGTCCCGACATCCGACGATATTAATGTCGGATACAATACGGGTATTCACTCCGGTGCGCGAGACATCGCCGGCCCGCTGGACGGTGACGGTGACGGCAAGTATGAGGTGTATGTTGCCGACTACAGCGGCGGCGGCCGGGTGCACGTCGTCGAGAATGTCTCGCCGGACGTCTGGGAGCTGGTGTACAGTACGCCCGTACTTGACTCCACTGCCACGACCAACAACATCCGCACGATGAATGTCGGCGACATGGATAATGACGGTAAAGGTGAGATCTATTTTCTGTCCGGTCGGGGCTTCAGCGCCACGAACCCGAACATAGCAAACTATCCGCCAGGCATGTATGTCTTCGAAAATGTCGGGGATAATGACTGGGGTACCGCGCCGGCGACTGTCTTTGAGTTCAACGGTGACCTGCCGGACCGCTGGCGCGCAGAGCGCATGGACGTGGAGGACGTTGACGGCGATGGCCGCGATGAGGTCCTGCTGGCCAACAATGGCTCCTCGAACGACGACGATACGTGGTACGTGATTGGAGCATCGGGCGACATCGGTTCCGGATTTGAGGTCTTCGTCGAGGAGCTGAAGCTTGCATCCAGAAGCGCATCGTATGATACTCAGGAGCGCGGCGGCGGCAGCCCCTATTCAGCCATTGCAGCCGATTTTGACGGCGATGGCATGTGGGAGATCAGCCTGCACTCGTGGAATTTTTACAACTTTACGAACGCGCGGGCCACAGGAGTCGATACGTACACGACCCCAGAGGCCGAGAACCTGACCAACATCAACCTTCAGGCGGCATTTCCGGCCGACCATGTCGCGTTCTTCGGTTGCGTGGCTGTCGACATCAATGGCGACAACGATGATGAAGTCGTCTGCCCGAACCTCGACACCGGTGACGGAAGCATCATCAACTACGAGGCGGGCGAAGAGACGCTGGAAATCGTGGCTGACAACATCGCAGTGGGAGTCCTCGAAGGGCTGTCAACGCTGGGCGTCGGGGCCGGAGACCTCAATGGGAATGGCTTGATGGAGATCTTTGGGACCGGCCTTTCCTATACGGGCGGTCAATTTGACAACGGAAGTTCCCCGGGCTGGATTAACAGGTGCGAGTACACGGCCGGCGACGTCGAAGATTCCGCGAGCTATGTGTGTGATCGGCTTTTCTTCGATGCCGACCGGCTGGAGTCGAAGTTCCGTCGCATTGAGCGCGACTCGGCAGGCGTCATGACCGTCTATCACGAGGATGGAGCGCAGGGGCCGGAATTCGTTTCGAAGTTCGCCTACCTGGGTGATGCGGACATGGACGGCAAGAACGAGCTCGCTTTCGCCCTGCAGGGCGTTGACGATTCTACGTTCGTTATCGACGAGGTCTGGGACGGCTCTGCCTATGTGCGCACGGTGCGCACGGCCGAGGCGAACCCGAACCGCACGTTCATGAAAGTTATTTCGGGCGCCGGCGACGTAGTCAGCATTGAAGACGAGTGGATCGTGCTTCCGTCCGACTACAAGCTGTACGAGGCTTATCCAAACCCGTTCAATCCGAGCACAACGATCTCGTTCGAACTGCCGATTGACAAGAACATCCGGCTCAACATCTACGACATGACCGGACGTCTGGTGAGATCGCTCATCAGTGATCAGACTCTTGCATCCGGTCGCCACGAAATCACGTGGAACGGGCGGAGCGATTCGGGTCTCGCGGTCGCCTCCGGTACGTATGTCTACTCCCTCGAGTATGGCAATTTCCGTCAGAGCAAGACGATGGTTCTCGTCAAGTAG
- a CDS encoding TonB-dependent receptor plug domain-containing protein, with protein MTRRSTWRLSRAISSGRVVALLVLTAALYAPAALGQGKIAGTVTDGNNGDPLIGVNVLIAGTMQGTVTDVNGDYIILNVRPGDYSLVYSYIGFKKQTVSGVRVSTGQTTRYDVRLTEQVFEGEEIIVQAERPLVQRDLTASKKTVVAEEIASLPVESFFGVLLTQAGVNTGPSGEIHIRGGRSNEVAYLVDGMSVGNPFNTNGLATSVSTDAIQEMTVISGAFNAEYGKAMSGIVNLVTKEGGDQYTGSISAWGGSTVTANDDVFFTPSGVGMRNYTLEGSLSGPVPFWKKLRFFASVRHDDDEGHIYGKREHSPGDSANFNVDPWYYELQGTPVSPDDVGPVDAETVPMNPSKGTNFIGKLSTRPFSGTKIEYSFLLDKDEWTPFDFADRFNPDGLASNYDLAMNHSLHWTHTLNERTFYTLRVSYQKQDFESYLYKCDEACRAGDTPVDPRYVSTGSILGFPGNNFTFGGDDKGHVYESSRTFRGKFDVTKQFGTIHEARAGLEAELTSLDRENFVVLYDNDQFRRPTVPSLESPLHDKYVNQDVQQIAAYAQDKLEFDNFIINAGVRVEHFRPNGFTVGSLLNPPEPGLDQEQTNARLLAAGNKTYVLPRIGVSFPITNRGILHFSYGHFAQMPPLRNMYVNPEFEFGAGETPTFGNANMRPERAVQYEIGLQQQISDQLAFDVTGFFKDIRDYLAPQNVQFSTISGQSNYAIYLNKDYANVRGVTFALTKRRSRNGLLSATIDYTFQNAEGNNNDAGAFFFNFLSGRETELEIVPLDFDQRHIVSSTVTLTKPGNWNVSFIGSFSTGYPYTPSLIDQKLDQLPNQGRKPTQIDLDATVSKQINIDRFSVRLFAKVFNALDRLNERFVFDETGRASYSLNERLNVHAPWKSLYGQPGIHTLEEWDTRPQWYSRPREIKIGATLSF; from the coding sequence ATGACTCGTCGTTCCACCTGGAGACTCTCACGCGCAATCTCGTCCGGCCGCGTCGTCGCACTCCTCGTTCTGACAGCCGCTTTGTACGCCCCTGCCGCTCTTGGCCAGGGAAAAATCGCCGGAACGGTCACCGACGGCAACAACGGTGATCCGCTGATCGGCGTCAACGTGCTGATCGCGGGCACGATGCAGGGCACCGTGACAGATGTCAACGGCGACTACATCATACTCAACGTTCGACCCGGCGACTATTCACTGGTGTACTCATACATCGGCTTCAAGAAGCAGACCGTCTCCGGTGTACGTGTCTCAACCGGCCAGACGACCCGATACGACGTTCGACTGACGGAACAGGTCTTCGAGGGGGAGGAAATCATCGTACAGGCTGAGCGACCGCTCGTCCAGCGGGATCTGACGGCCTCCAAGAAGACTGTCGTTGCCGAGGAGATTGCATCACTGCCCGTTGAAAGCTTCTTCGGCGTTCTTCTGACGCAGGCCGGCGTGAACACAGGACCCAGCGGCGAAATCCATATCCGCGGCGGGCGCTCGAACGAGGTAGCCTACCTCGTCGACGGTATGTCCGTGGGCAACCCGTTCAACACGAACGGCCTTGCTACGAGCGTTTCTACCGACGCCATCCAGGAAATGACGGTTATTTCTGGCGCCTTCAATGCCGAGTACGGCAAGGCCATGTCGGGCATCGTGAATCTCGTCACCAAAGAGGGGGGCGATCAGTACACCGGCTCGATCAGCGCCTGGGGAGGCAGCACGGTCACCGCCAACGACGACGTGTTCTTTACACCTTCAGGCGTTGGTATGCGAAACTACACGCTGGAGGGCAGTCTGAGCGGACCGGTACCGTTCTGGAAGAAGCTGCGGTTCTTCGCCTCCGTACGGCACGATGACGACGAGGGGCACATTTACGGGAAGCGGGAGCACTCGCCCGGCGACTCCGCTAATTTCAACGTCGATCCCTGGTATTACGAACTCCAGGGAACGCCGGTATCCCCTGACGACGTCGGCCCGGTGGATGCGGAGACTGTGCCTATGAATCCGAGCAAGGGCACCAACTTCATTGGCAAACTCTCGACGCGACCGTTTTCCGGTACGAAGATCGAGTACTCCTTCCTGCTCGACAAAGACGAATGGACGCCGTTCGATTTTGCCGACCGCTTCAATCCCGACGGTCTGGCGTCGAATTACGACCTCGCCATGAACCACAGCCTGCACTGGACGCACACCCTGAACGAAAGGACGTTCTACACGCTGCGGGTGTCGTACCAGAAACAGGATTTCGAGAGCTACCTGTACAAGTGCGACGAGGCGTGCAGAGCCGGCGACACGCCTGTCGATCCCCGATACGTTTCAACCGGAAGCATTCTTGGATTTCCCGGCAACAACTTCACCTTTGGTGGCGACGACAAGGGTCACGTGTACGAGTCCTCGCGGACCTTCCGTGGCAAATTCGATGTCACGAAACAGTTCGGTACGATCCACGAGGCCCGCGCCGGTCTGGAAGCCGAATTGACGAGTCTTGATCGCGAGAACTTCGTCGTACTGTACGACAACGATCAGTTTCGACGGCCGACCGTCCCCTCCCTCGAATCACCGCTTCACGACAAGTACGTGAATCAGGATGTTCAGCAAATCGCGGCATACGCACAGGACAAACTGGAATTCGACAACTTCATCATCAACGCGGGCGTGCGCGTCGAGCACTTCCGCCCGAACGGATTCACCGTGGGGAGCCTGCTGAATCCGCCGGAGCCGGGACTTGACCAGGAGCAAACGAATGCGCGTCTGCTCGCGGCCGGAAACAAGACGTACGTCTTGCCCAGAATAGGCGTTTCGTTCCCGATCACGAACCGAGGAATCCTCCATTTTTCCTACGGTCATTTCGCACAGATGCCACCCCTGCGCAACATGTACGTCAACCCGGAATTCGAGTTTGGCGCCGGCGAAACACCGACGTTTGGCAACGCCAACATGCGGCCGGAACGCGCTGTGCAGTATGAGATCGGATTGCAGCAGCAGATCAGTGACCAGCTCGCCTTCGACGTCACAGGATTCTTCAAGGATATCCGTGACTATCTGGCTCCACAGAACGTGCAGTTCAGCACGATTTCAGGTCAGAGCAATTATGCGATCTACCTGAACAAGGACTACGCAAACGTGCGAGGCGTCACCTTCGCCCTGACGAAGCGAAGGTCACGCAACGGTCTGCTCTCAGCCACCATCGACTACACATTCCAGAATGCGGAGGGCAATAACAACGATGCGGGCGCCTTCTTCTTTAACTTCCTCAGTGGGCGGGAGACCGAGCTTGAAATCGTTCCGCTCGATTTCGATCAGCGACACATCGTTTCCTCAACCGTGACGCTCACGAAACCGGGCAACTGGAACGTATCGTTTATCGGCTCCTTCAGCACGGGCTATCCCTATACACCATCGCTCATTGACCAGAAGCTGGACCAGCTCCCGAATCAGGGACGCAAGCCCACGCAGATCGACCTGGATGCCACCGTGTCCAAGCAGATCAATATCGACCGGTTCAGCGTGCGGCTGTTTGCCAAGGTGTTCAACGCGCTTGATCGGCTCAATGAGCGATTTGTGTTCGACGAGACGGGCCGTGCGAGTTACTCGCTCAACGAGCGACTCAATGTCCATGCTCCGTGGAAATCTCTGTACGGACAGCCCGGCATTCACACGCTCGAGGAGTGGGACACAAGACCACAATGGTACTCGCGCCCCCGCGAGATCAAGATCGGTGCGACCTTAAGTTTCTAG
- a CDS encoding PorV/PorQ family protein: MHNQHTTIGTRTVERISTLVLALMLVAGSAAAQADNPGGETITKVGTTSAQFLKIGVGSRAIALGGAYVAEANDLSALYWNPAGLTRMRGSAVQFAYTDYLADVQYNFAAVGTNLGTLGSVAASIIFLDSGDMTVRTISRPDPDVATAERFSVQDLAMQLSYAKALTDRFSIGTTVKYVREKIWNSSASSMAFDIGLVFTTPFEALRLGASMSNFGPKMQMSGRDILFSDDPDAVQSGNVEVVNAEFLTDEFSLPLIFRIGLAWDAVATANHRIVLLTDAAHPNDNSEYLNVGGEYSFRDLIFFRAGMRNLFEEDGEQGLTFGGGLNLRIDRALRVRVDYAYADFGRLEQTHWFTLDLSF; this comes from the coding sequence ATGCACAACCAGCATACGACTATCGGTACAAGAACCGTGGAACGAATTTCTACTCTGGTACTCGCCTTGATGCTCGTGGCCGGATCCGCAGCAGCACAGGCGGATAACCCCGGCGGTGAGACTATCACCAAAGTCGGCACAACCTCGGCGCAGTTTCTGAAGATTGGTGTTGGCTCCCGGGCCATCGCACTGGGAGGCGCCTATGTAGCAGAGGCAAACGATCTGTCGGCGCTGTACTGGAACCCGGCAGGCCTGACGCGCATGCGCGGAAGTGCCGTGCAGTTCGCATATACGGACTATCTGGCCGACGTCCAGTACAACTTCGCGGCTGTAGGTACGAATCTCGGGACTCTGGGAAGTGTAGCCGCTTCGATCATATTCCTCGACTCCGGAGACATGACGGTGCGGACCATATCGAGACCCGATCCGGATGTCGCCACGGCGGAGCGCTTTTCCGTGCAGGACCTCGCGATGCAGTTGTCGTACGCCAAAGCGCTCACCGACCGCTTCTCCATTGGCACCACCGTCAAGTATGTCCGGGAAAAGATCTGGAATAGCTCCGCATCCAGCATGGCGTTCGACATTGGACTTGTCTTCACGACACCCTTCGAGGCGCTTCGCCTCGGCGCGAGCATGTCAAACTTCGGACCGAAGATGCAGATGAGCGGGCGTGACATTCTGTTCAGTGATGATCCGGATGCCGTCCAGAGCGGAAATGTCGAAGTTGTCAACGCAGAGTTCCTGACGGACGAGTTCTCGCTTCCATTGATATTCAGAATCGGACTGGCCTGGGACGCGGTCGCGACGGCCAACCACCGGATCGTTCTGCTCACGGATGCGGCTCACCCGAATGACAACAGCGAATACCTCAATGTCGGCGGTGAATACTCCTTCCGCGATCTGATTTTCTTCCGCGCCGGTATGCGGAATCTGTTCGAAGAGGATGGCGAACAGGGCCTCACATTCGGGGGCGGACTGAATCTGCGTATCGACCGGGCACTACGCGTCCGGGTCGATTACGCATACGCGGACTTCGGACGTCTCGAACAGACCCACTGGTTCACGCTCGACCTTTCGTTCTAG
- a CDS encoding cation transporter — protein MLEYLTVGWNTVEAAVAITAGSLAGSTSLVGFGLDSIIESLSGGVLLWRLRDGEVGEERERRAQKLVGLSFFVLAAYVAYESAESLIQREPAAVSPVGIALAVASIIVMPILARKKRAVSRELGSLAMESDSRQTDLCAYLSVVLLAGLGLNALFGWWWADPAAALGMVVIMISEGIRALRGEQCDTCHP, from the coding sequence ATGCTCGAGTACCTCACGGTAGGCTGGAACACGGTCGAAGCAGCGGTGGCGATCACGGCTGGATCACTGGCAGGAAGTACATCGCTGGTCGGCTTTGGACTCGACTCGATTATTGAGAGCCTGTCGGGGGGTGTGCTGTTGTGGCGGCTTCGCGACGGAGAGGTCGGCGAGGAACGGGAGCGAAGGGCGCAGAAGCTGGTGGGTCTGTCCTTCTTCGTTCTGGCGGCATACGTCGCGTACGAGTCCGCCGAGTCGCTGATCCAGCGCGAGCCGGCTGCCGTCAGTCCCGTTGGTATCGCCCTCGCTGTGGCGTCGATCATCGTCATGCCGATTCTTGCGAGGAAAAAGCGCGCCGTGTCCCGTGAACTTGGCAGTCTGGCCATGGAGTCGGACTCACGACAGACCGATTTATGCGCCTATCTGTCGGTTGTCTTGCTGGCAGGGCTCGGGCTGAATGCGCTCTTCGGGTGGTGGTGGGCCGATCCGGCTGCGGCGCTTGGGATGGTAGTCATCATGATTTCGGAAGGAATCCGCGCCCTCAGGGGTGAACAGTGTGATACGTGTCATCCGTGA